In Leptolyngbya sp. O-77, the genomic window TCAACGCTGCGGGCATGGAGCGTGGTGTGGTTCCAGGTAAATTCCATCAGCAGCGTGCCTTTGCTGGCTTCCTGGGCAGATTTCTGATAGCAAACTGCGCCGCCAAACTCTTTCACCAAATCGGCAAACGGCTCCAGGCTGGGTTCTGCCACCATCACAAAGGCGCAGTGTTTGCCGTCGGGAATGCTGTTACGAAGCGCTGCGAAATAGGTCGGGACTGGATGGGCAAAGACGGTGACGAGCTTTTTGGTGATGCCGTCGGAGTCGCTGAGCGCCTGACCAAAGCGAGCAGCGGTCATAAAGTCGTCAAAGGTAATGATTAGCTCGGCCCAGGGATAGGCGGGCGCTAGAGGAATTTCGAGTTCGGTGATAATGCCGTTGGTGCCGTAGGCATGGTTCACCTTTTGCACCTCATCCCCCCGCAGTTCGATGATGCGGGGCGTGTCTTCCATCGTGACGACGCGCACGGCGTGGAGATTGCCGCGATCGCGCAATTGTCCATAGGTAACCGAGCCAATGCCGCCGCTGCCGCCGCCAATAAAGCCGCCAATCGTCGCTGTGCGGTAAGTGGAGGGAGCCATACGAATCTCCCAGCCCAGTTCTCGCGTTTGCTTGTCGATATTGACCAGCTTTGCGCCCGGCTCCACGCAGGCTAGCCCTGGCTTGACCCATTTCACGGCCTGCATCCGGGTCAGATCCAGAATGACACCGCCTTCCAGTGGCACACATTGACCATAGTTGCCTGTGCCAGCGCCGCGCACGGTCAGCGGAATGCGATGCCGAACGCAGACCTGTGCCACTTGCAACACCTCTGCTTCGCTGACGGGTCGCACCACCAGATCCGCCACTTTGTCGTCTAGCAGCGGCCGCAGGATTGGACTGTAGGTGTAGTAGTCCTTTGACAGCTTGGCGACTTGCGCGGCATCGCGAATCACCTCTATCCCCGCGAGTTCTGCGGCAATGGCATCCCAATCGATGGTGCGCGGTGCGGTCAGCGTCATTCAAAATCCTCCTTAGATTTGCCCACTTAGATTTACCCAGTGGGGCGATCGCCCAGTTAATTAAAAATTCTTTACTTACTGTGGTCTTAATCTAGCCAGATTGCAACCTGCGGTTGGGTGAAGTGGGCTACGGATTTGTGCGGATTATTTGTGCGGATTATTTGTGAGGATTAATTTCTGCGGATTAATTTCTGCGGATCAGTTTGCGCTGATTACCGATCAGGTTGCGCTAATTAGAAAATGGCGATCTCTTTCAGTACGCTTTAGGTTCTGGCATAGCGGTCTAGACCTTTCCGGGGGATTTATGCGACACCGATGGTATGAATGCAAACGTTGCATCAACCCACAGCAGGATAATTCCTATGGCAAGCGAACAATTTCGGCGGCAACTCCGGCGCGAAGCCGAGCAGTGGCGGATTGACGGGCTGATTGAGCCGGGCCAGTATGAGCAACTGGCCGCACAGTATGACTTTGAGGCGCTGGAGACGGGCGCACGCGATCGCTTCGTGGTCATTTTGCTAGGGCTGGGCTGCATTTTGCTGGGGCTGGGGGTGATTACCTTCGTCGCGGCAAACTGGCAGGCAATTCCCCGCATGGGCAAGATGGCGCTGCTGTTCAGCCTGTTTTTGGCGGCCAATGCAGCGGGCTTTTACCTGTGGCGGCGACCCAAACCCAACGGGCGAGAGCGCTGGCAGCACCGCTTGGGGCACGGGCTGCTGCTGCTGGGGGCGCTGGTGCTGGGGGCAAACCTGGCGCTGGCGGGGCAGCTATTTCACCGCAGCGGCGCGTTTTATGAACTGTGCCTGGTGTGGGGATTGGGCGTGCTGGCGATGGCGTTTGGGCTGCGGCTGCGATCGCTCGCGCTGCTATCCATTTTGCTGATGGGCGTGGGCTATTGGTCGGGGATGTGGGAAGCCACCCAAATGCAGGCCCTGGGGGGCTTAAATGGCCTGATGAGCCTGATGCCGCTGGTGGCGGGGGGACTGTTTACGCTGCTGGCTTATCAGTGTCGCTCGAAGGTGATTTTTGCGCTGGGGGCGATCGCCACTGTTTCGGCGCTGCTCGTCACCCTGAGCGATGTGGGGAACCAGTTTAGTGGTCCTGCTGCTCCTGGCTTTTTGGTGGCGATCGCCTGCACGCTGCCCCCAGCCCTGCTGTGGAGCTATGACGACGCGCTTTGGTGGCGGCTGAGAAACGCGCCACTACCGCTGACCCGCCCATTTCGTCCGGTTGCCCAAGCGATCGCGCTGATTTTCCTGACGGCAACTTGCTACTGGTTCTCGTTTCGCAGCATCTGGACACCAATGTCTGAACAGCCCAGCTTTGCACAACAGGTTCGGGCTTTGTTCAGCCACAGCGGCGACCTGCTGCTCAATCCCAACCTGTTTGTTTACACAGCGCTGATGCTGATTGGCTGGTTTTATCTGGCGTATCCGCGCCACCGGGGGCAACGCTGGGGACTGTCACAACACGATGCAATTATGCTGGTTTTCTTGCTGACGGTGGGGCTGATTCCGCTCTGGCACTGGGGCATTTCGCCCATTCAGGCAATTGCCACTTACTTATTTAACGTGCTGCTGTTCCTCCTGTCGGCAGCGTTTATCCGGCAGGGACTCGCCCAGGGCAATCGCAGCCTGTTTTGGTACGGCATGGTAATGCTGGTGCTGCAAATCATCAGCCGCATGTTGGAATACGAAACCGGGCTGCTGCTGAAGTCTGCCGTCTTCGTCCTCTGCGGGCTGGCTGTGCTATTTGTCGGACTCTGGTTCGAGCGCCACGTCCGCACCCTCGCCCCCGCCGCTACGCTCACCCCCGCCTCTCAGGAAGAAACGGTTTAGCGAGGTTTAGGTGTGCCTCTTGCTTCAAATCCAGCCAGGGCAGGATTCGTGCAGCAGTTGCTTGATTTCGTTGCCTGATTTCGCCGCCTGATTTCGATGTTCTCTAGTTTTTCCTTGTCGAGCGTCCTATGAATTCCGAATCTCGTCCCTCCAACCGTCACCCCCTCGTCCCCGCTCCCCCGAGCGCACCCACTCCGCAGCATCCCCTCCCGCCTACTCCCCCGTCGCCCCTCGCGCCTGCCCCGTCTGCCCGCTGGCGCTTCTGGCTGCCCCTGGCGATTCAGGCAGCGCTGATTTTGGTGATTCCCCTGCAAGCCACCTATACCCAGGCAACGGGACAGACCATAATTTTGCAGACGGGCCCTGTTGACCCCTATCATCCCCTGCGCGGCTATTATGTGACGCTGGGCTACGACATTTCCCAGCCGGGTGAACTGGAGAAACTGCCGGGCTGGAAGGCATTTGAAGCAGAAGCGCAGCAGCGGCGATCGCACTTTGCCGCTCGGACAATCTACGTCATTCTGGAAGCGCCTGCCTCGGACACTGCAAACAGCCAGCCGCCCAAAGCCTGGAAACCCGTCGCCGTGTCGGGCGATCGCCCCCGCAACCTGCCCACCAATCAGGTTGCACTGAAGGGCATCTATCGCAACGGCTGGGTGAACTATGGGCTAGAGCGATACTACATGCCCGAAGCCAAGCGACTCGACATCAACAACCGCATCGCCGAACTGCAACAGGCCAATCCACAATCGCCCAACTTTGTCATGGAAGCCAAAGTCGGAGCCAATGGCGAAGCCGTGCTGACCCGAATGTGGCTCGCTGACCAGCCCTATCAGTTTTGAGGACGGTCAAGGCTTTTAGCAATTGCGCCTGGGTAAAAACGCCGTAACAACCGTCGCCAGCCCAAAAATTCCCAAAATTGAGGACAAGCGCCCTCCGCACACGGCACACTGAAGTATGGGGTTTGCCTTGGCCTGTCGCACTCACCCAGCATTAGGGGCAATCCAAAATCCAAAATCCAAAATCCAAAATCCAAAATCAACCCCTGCCTGAATGGAGGACACCAAGCCCAGAGCCAAAGATCAAATCTTGCACCTGCTGAAAATGCGGGGGGCACAGACGGCGGCGGCCTTGGCAGAGCAGCTTGCGATTTCGCCGATGGCAGTGCGGCAGCATCTCCAAACGCTGAAGGCAGAGCAGTGGGTGACCTATCGCCAGGAGCGCCGCCCCACGGGTCGCCCGGTGAAGCTGTGGCAGTTGACTGAGCATTCCGTCAGCCGATTCCCTGATAGCCACGCTGACCTGATGCTGGACGTGTTGCGGGGGGTGGAGACGGTGTTTGGGGCGGAAGGGCTAGAGCGAGTGATTTTGGAACGCAGCCGCCGCCAGGTTCAGACCTATCGGGCGCAACTGGCTGGGGTGGAGTCCTGGCAGGCGCAGGTGAGGGCGATCGCCCACTTCCGCAGCCAGGAAGGATACATGGCCGAGGTTTTGGAACAACCCGACGGGCTATTGCTGGTGGAAAACCACTGCCCCATCTGCGCCGCCGCCCAGACCTGTCCGGGGCTTTGCACCGCTGAGCTGGAGGTTTTTCGTTCTGTTTTGGGAGCGGGCGTGGTGGTCGAACGGGTGGAGCATCTGATGCAGGGCGATCGCCGCTGTGCTTACCGCATCCAGCCAGTCCATTAAACCCACTAAACTTTTTCCAGACTTGCTTACCACTCCATCTCTCCCCGCGCCCTCCAACCTGGTGTATTTTTGTAATGAGGGTTGGGAATTTTCAGAAATGACACATTTCTTTAAGCAAACAGATCGGAAACGAGTGGGTCAACTGTTGCGATCGCTCCATAGCCGGATGGGTGCGATCGCCCTAGCCTTGGGAGTCTTGCTGTGGCTGGGCGGCGCGGCCCCTGCCCTAGCAACTGGCGTATACGAGATGCCCGCCGTCAGCCCGACAGAGTGGGTGGTGGACGAGGGCGACGTGCTGAGCCGTCTGAATGAAAGCAACATCAACGGCAAGCTGAGCAGCTTATCCAAGAAGACGGGCAACGACGTGCGCTTGGTGACGATTCATCGATTGGACTATGGCGAAACCGTCCAAAGCTTTACTGACCAGTTGTTTGAGCAGTGGTTTCCCGAACCCGCAGATCAAGCGCATGAAGTGCTGCTGGTGCTGGATACGGTGACGAATAACGCCGCCATTCGCGTGGGCGAAGCTGCAAAGGAACTGCTGAGCGATGACATTGC contains:
- the psb32 gene encoding photosystem II repair protein Psb32; amino-acid sequence: MGQLLRSLHSRMGAIALALGVLLWLGGAAPALATGVYEMPAVSPTEWVVDEGDVLSRLNESNINGKLSSLSKKTGNDVRLVTIHRLDYGETVQSFTDQLFEQWFPEPADQAHEVLLVLDTVTNNAAIRVGEAAKELLSDDIATSVVDETLAVPLRQGDRYNQAFLDVTTRLSEVLAGNPDPGPPVVVEVDQSEGTFATPEETAESNATVWVIGLLFAATVIPMATYYWYQMR
- a CDS encoding FAD-binding oxidoreductase, which translates into the protein MTLTAPRTIDWDAIAAELAGIEVIRDAAQVAKLSKDYYTYSPILRPLLDDKVADLVVRPVSEAEVLQVAQVCVRHRIPLTVRGAGTGNYGQCVPLEGGVILDLTRMQAVKWVKPGLACVEPGAKLVNIDKQTRELGWEIRMAPSTYRTATIGGFIGGGSGGIGSVTYGQLRDRGNLHAVRVVTMEDTPRIIELRGDEVQKVNHAYGTNGIITELEIPLAPAYPWAELIITFDDFMTAARFGQALSDSDGITKKLVTVFAHPVPTYFAALRNSIPDGKHCAFVMVAEPSLEPFADLVKEFGGAVCYQKSAQEASKGTLLMEFTWNHTTLHARSVDPTLTYLQTLFPDDKQLTLVEHMYHHFGDEVMMHLEFLRTGGTAVPAALQLVRYSTPERLMEIIKYHEDQGAFIANPHTYILEDGGRKSIDPVQLAFKEQIDPYGLLNPGKMRAWLERGSL
- a CDS encoding helix-turn-helix transcriptional regulator; the protein is MEDTKPRAKDQILHLLKMRGAQTAAALAEQLAISPMAVRQHLQTLKAEQWVTYRQERRPTGRPVKLWQLTEHSVSRFPDSHADLMLDVLRGVETVFGAEGLERVILERSRRQVQTYRAQLAGVESWQAQVRAIAHFRSQEGYMAEVLEQPDGLLLVENHCPICAAAQTCPGLCTAELEVFRSVLGAGVVVERVEHLMQGDRRCAYRIQPVH
- a CDS encoding DUF2157 domain-containing protein codes for the protein MASEQFRRQLRREAEQWRIDGLIEPGQYEQLAAQYDFEALETGARDRFVVILLGLGCILLGLGVITFVAANWQAIPRMGKMALLFSLFLAANAAGFYLWRRPKPNGRERWQHRLGHGLLLLGALVLGANLALAGQLFHRSGAFYELCLVWGLGVLAMAFGLRLRSLALLSILLMGVGYWSGMWEATQMQALGGLNGLMSLMPLVAGGLFTLLAYQCRSKVIFALGAIATVSALLVTLSDVGNQFSGPAAPGFLVAIACTLPPALLWSYDDALWWRLRNAPLPLTRPFRPVAQAIALIFLTATCYWFSFRSIWTPMSEQPSFAQQVRALFSHSGDLLLNPNLFVYTALMLIGWFYLAYPRHRGQRWGLSQHDAIMLVFLLTVGLIPLWHWGISPIQAIATYLFNVLLFLLSAAFIRQGLAQGNRSLFWYGMVMLVLQIISRMLEYETGLLLKSAVFVLCGLAVLFVGLWFERHVRTLAPAATLTPASQEETV
- a CDS encoding GDYXXLXY domain-containing protein, with the protein product MNSESRPSNRHPLVPAPPSAPTPQHPLPPTPPSPLAPAPSARWRFWLPLAIQAALILVIPLQATYTQATGQTIILQTGPVDPYHPLRGYYVTLGYDISQPGELEKLPGWKAFEAEAQQRRSHFAARTIYVILEAPASDTANSQPPKAWKPVAVSGDRPRNLPTNQVALKGIYRNGWVNYGLERYYMPEAKRLDINNRIAELQQANPQSPNFVMEAKVGANGEAVLTRMWLADQPYQF